A single region of the Triticum dicoccoides isolate Atlit2015 ecotype Zavitan chromosome 2B, WEW_v2.0, whole genome shotgun sequence genome encodes:
- the LOC119360451 gene encoding OVARIAN TUMOR DOMAIN-containing deubiquitinating enzyme 1-like codes for MGFKIKFKNLLQRGASAAGSSGYGGGGGGADDGATPTTPPRVPLAPPPASPTSPPPLQAPRPPPRPAGKDTDEGPDDENSQEVADDERKNWKQLLDGKRTYLRPPRGHHVLSDVFKCPDTRKAALGRQKRLSRLAEKHSKNFFKEKIKILCQHYAHFRRTRGDGSCFYRAFLFSYLGNLGLMQDSQAEVTRLMEHVAMSRENFCRLKWDKAYFLNPEEYFSSVVSEFSHLVNSVANGLSSDELYNRSIQEIVPLRIISLLRLLTETEIRSREDDFKSLLPKEMDALTYCCKELRPLDVEAEVLPMRALTYALGIPLRVETVDDGLNRGIQVKCLDLFPRSESGKGPLHLVESYWSSITTPEPQEIGSGNLLSSDGTPLLTLMCRPRHCDILYRSEQNLV; via the exons ATGGGGTTCAAGATAAAATTCAAGAACCTTCTACAGCGCGGGGCATCCGCCGCGGGAAGCAGCggatacggcggcggcggcggcggcgccgacgaCGGAGCTACACCTACGACGCCACCACGGGTTCCACTCGCACCACCGCCCGCGTCGCCCACCTCGCCGCCCCCGCTTCAGGCGCCACGACCCCCTCCGCGTCCCGCCGGCAAGGACACG GATGAAGGACCGGACGATGAGAATTCGCAGGAGGTGGCAGATGATGAG CGCAAAAACTGGAAGCAACTTCTGGATGGCAAGCGAACATACCTCCGACCACCAAGGGGGCACCATGTTCTCAGTGATGTTTTCAAGTGTCCGGATACTCGTAAAGCTGCATTAGGACGCCAG AAACGACTCTCGCGTTTGGCTGAGAAACATTCAAAGAATTTCTTCAAGGAAAAGATCAAG ATTCTCTGTCAACATTATGCGCACTTCAGAAGAACTCGTGGAGATGGCAGCTGTTTCTACAGGGCATTCTTATTCTCCTACTTG GGAAACCTTGGATTAATGCAAGATAGTCAAGCTGAAGTTACTCGTCTAATGGAACATGTGGCTATGTCCAGAGAGAATTTCTGTCGTCTGAAATGGGATAAAGCATACTTCTTAAATCCTGAAGAATACTTTTCAAGTGTTGTTTCT GAGTTCAGTCATTTGGTTAACTCAGTTGCGAATGG TCTGAGTTCTGATGAGCTGTACAATAGAAGTATACAGGAGATCGTGCCACTCAGGA TTATTTCTTTGCTAAGATTGCTGACAGAGACTGAGATCCGATCACGAGAAGACGATTTCAAATCACTTCTCCCAAAAGAAATGGATGCCCTTACG TATTGCTGCAAGGAGCTGCGTCCTCTGGATGTTGAAGCCGAGGTGCTACCAATGAGGGCTCTAACCTATGCGCTTGGCATTCCGTTGCGTGTCGAAACTGTGGACGATGGTTTGAATCGTGGAATTCAAGTGAAGTGCCTTGATTTATTCCCCCGATCAGAATCGGGGAAGGGCCCTCTTCATTTGGTTGAAAGCTACTGGTCATCCATCACAACCCCTGAACCACAGGAGATTGGAAGTGGCAACTTGTTATCATCTGATGGCACACCTTTGCTGACATTGATGTGTAGGCCTAGGCACTGTGACATTCTTTATCGCAGTGAACAAAACTTAGTGTAG